A window of the Linepithema humile isolate Giens D197 chromosome 4, Lhum_UNIL_v1.0, whole genome shotgun sequence genome harbors these coding sequences:
- the LOC105671882 gene encoding sodium-dependent neutral amino acid transporter B(0)AT2 isoform X2, whose amino-acid sequence MLILEGVPLFLIELGLGQRMRQGALGVWNTIHPWLGGIGIASCIVTFFVALYYNVIITWCFYYLFNSLGAVTINFGQSLPWATCPEKNGEVIEECAKSSETAYFWYRVTLDAAPSIEDGQGLKWWIVLCLLLSWIVVFFIVMKGIQSSGKVVYFTSMFPYLVLTIFFIRGITLKGASAGLAHMYTPKVEKLLEPTVWLDAATQVFYSFGLAFGSLIAFGSYNTPNNNCVRDVILVSVCNAFTAIYASVVIFAILGFKAMSNVEKCVVSARDTLVHNGLLNSTMPFALEDYERFMKTFNSSAVNFTMRPCSLAEELNSAAEGTGLAFIIFTQAIVELPGAPFWSCIFFLMLLALGLGSQIGILEGMLCVIFDIDLFKRIKKQYMTGVVCVVCFFVGLIFCTGAGEYWLKMFDSFAGTIGLVMVALMEMISVVFVYGHEKFTKDIEEMTGYRPGAYWQITWRFLAPIIMVGILVSSIASMFIKKPQYSAWNATLGATEYTNYPSWVLGIAAVIIFAGIAPIPIVFLLRRFQLVKLDVDIHQGSIRRIDTTVSTKEMMNDVDLDEYPDRLEDFPEEDEDDINSDDDDNVAPSMSKMANKAMKGRGFKMEAKNYRST is encoded by the exons ATGCTCATCCTAGAGGGTGTACCCCTCTTTCTGATTGAGCTGGGCCTCGGGCAACGTATGCGGCAGGGTGCTCTGGGTGTTTGGAACACTATACACCCTTGGTTAGGCGGCATAGGAATCGCGTCTTGTATAGTTACTTTTTTCGTCGCGCTTTACTACAACGTAATTATTACCTGGTGCTTCTACTACCTCTTCAACTCGCTCGGG GCTGTCACGATCAATTTTGgt CAATCACTGCCGTGGGCAACGTGCCCCGAAAAGAACGGGGAAGTGATCGAGGAATGTGCCAAGAGTTCGGAGACCGCATATTTTTGGTACAGGGTTACCCTGGACGCGGCACCGTCGATCGAGGACGGCCAAGGTCTCAAGTGGTGGATCGTACTTTGCCTCTTGCTCAGCTGGATCGTCGTCTTCTTCATCGTAATGAAGGGAATACAATCGTCCGGCAAA GTGGTATACTTTACGTCCATGTTCCCGTATCTCGTGCTGACCATCTTTTTCATTCGCGGGATAACGTTGAAAGGCGCGAGCGCCGGACTGGCGCACATGTACACACCGAAG GTCGAGAAACTGTTGGAACCTACGGTCTGGCTTGATGCGGCGACTCAGGTCTTCTATAGCTTCGGGCTGGCGTTCGGTTCCCTGATCGCGTTCGGCAGCTACAACACTCCGAATAACAACTGCGTTCGGGACGTGATCCTGGTGAGCGTGTGCAACGCGTTTACTGCCATTTACGCGAGCGTTGTCATTTTCGCCATTTTGGGGTTCAAGGCAATGTCAAACGTGGAGAAGTGCGTTGTCAG CGCGAGGGACACCCTGGTACATAATGGGCTCTTGAATAGCACCATGCCGTTCGCCCTCGAGGACTACGAACGCTTTATGAAGACCTTCAACTCTTCGGCAGTGAACTTCACAATGAGACCGTGTAGTCTCGCCGAGGAACTGAACAGC GCCGCCGAGGGTACCGGGCTGGCTTTCATCATATTTACACAGGCGATCGTGGAGCTGCCGGGCGCGCCGTTCTGGTCTTGCATCTTCTTCCTCATGCTTCTCGCCCTTGGTCTGGGCTCGCAAATCGGAATACTCGAAGGCATGCTGTGCGTAATCTTCGACATAGATCttttcaaaagaataaaaaagcaatacaTGACGG GAGTCGTTTGCGTCGTGTGCTTTTTCGTCGGGCTTATCTTCTGCACCGGTGCCGGAGAGTACTGGCTGAAGATGTTCGACAGCTTCGCAGGTACCATCGGTCTTGTCATGGTCGCGCTCATGGAGATGATCTCCGTGGTCTTCGTGTACGGCCATGAAAA ATTCACGAAAGACATCGAGGAGATGACCGGATATAGGCCAGGGGCTTATTGGCAGATCACGTGGCGATTTCTCGCCCCCATTATAATGGTTGGAATTCTCGTGTCTAGCATCGCTTCCATGTTCATTAAGAAACCACAATATTCAGCATGGAATGCAACATTG GGTGCGACAGAATACACGAATTATCCCAGCTGGGTGCTGGGCATCGCTGCGGTCATTATTTTCGCGGGTATCGCGCCGATCCCGATTGTTTTTCTCCTACGGCGATTCCAATTGGTGAAACTCGATGTGGACATACATCAAGGAAGCATACGTCGTATAGACACAACTGTTTCCACCAAAGAAATGATGAATGATGTCGAC cTTGACGAATATCCCGATCGACTCGAGGATTTCCCGGAAGAGGATGAGGATGATATCAATAGCGATGACGATGATAATGTCGCGCCGTCTATGAGTAAAATGGCCAATAAAGCGATGAAGGGTAGAGGTTTCAAGATGGAAGCGAAAAACTATAGAAGTACATAA
- the LOC105671882 gene encoding sodium- and chloride-dependent transporter XTRP3 isoform X1 yields MVVKTETARNGHELAPLNENRQLQNVTIVAESQNVADGPEANENRAAWSGKMQFFLSIIGYSVGLGNIWRFPYLCQQNGGGAFLIPFFVMLILEGVPLFLIELGLGQRMRQGALGVWNTIHPWLGGIGIASCIVTFFVALYYNVIITWCFYYLFNSLGAVTINFGQSLPWATCPEKNGEVIEECAKSSETAYFWYRVTLDAAPSIEDGQGLKWWIVLCLLLSWIVVFFIVMKGIQSSGKVVYFTSMFPYLVLTIFFIRGITLKGASAGLAHMYTPKVEKLLEPTVWLDAATQVFYSFGLAFGSLIAFGSYNTPNNNCVRDVILVSVCNAFTAIYASVVIFAILGFKAMSNVEKCVVSARDTLVHNGLLNSTMPFALEDYERFMKTFNSSAVNFTMRPCSLAEELNSAAEGTGLAFIIFTQAIVELPGAPFWSCIFFLMLLALGLGSQIGILEGMLCVIFDIDLFKRIKKQYMTGVVCVVCFFVGLIFCTGAGEYWLKMFDSFAGTIGLVMVALMEMISVVFVYGHEKFTKDIEEMTGYRPGAYWQITWRFLAPIIMVGILVSSIASMFIKKPQYSAWNATLGATEYTNYPSWVLGIAAVIIFAGIAPIPIVFLLRRFQLVKLDVDIHQGSIRRIDTTVSTKEMMNDVDLDEYPDRLEDFPEEDEDDINSDDDDNVAPSMSKMANKAMKGRGFKMEAKNYRST; encoded by the exons ATGGTAGTCAAGACCGAGACCGCGAGAAATGGGCACGAGTTGGCACCGTTGAACGAAAACCGCCAACTCCAGAACGTGACGATCGTGGCGGAAAGTCAAAATGTCGCGGACGGCCCGGAGGCGAATGAGAACAGAGCGGCATGGAGCGGGAAAATGCAATTCTTCCTCAGTATTATCGGGTACAGCGTGGGTCTGGGCAATATCTGGAGGTTTCCCTATCTGTGCCAACAGAACGGAGGTG GTGCCTTCCTCATCCCTTTTTTTGTGATGCTCATCCTAGAGGGTGTACCCCTCTTTCTGATTGAGCTGGGCCTCGGGCAACGTATGCGGCAGGGTGCTCTGGGTGTTTGGAACACTATACACCCTTGGTTAGGCGGCATAGGAATCGCGTCTTGTATAGTTACTTTTTTCGTCGCGCTTTACTACAACGTAATTATTACCTGGTGCTTCTACTACCTCTTCAACTCGCTCGGG GCTGTCACGATCAATTTTGgt CAATCACTGCCGTGGGCAACGTGCCCCGAAAAGAACGGGGAAGTGATCGAGGAATGTGCCAAGAGTTCGGAGACCGCATATTTTTGGTACAGGGTTACCCTGGACGCGGCACCGTCGATCGAGGACGGCCAAGGTCTCAAGTGGTGGATCGTACTTTGCCTCTTGCTCAGCTGGATCGTCGTCTTCTTCATCGTAATGAAGGGAATACAATCGTCCGGCAAA GTGGTATACTTTACGTCCATGTTCCCGTATCTCGTGCTGACCATCTTTTTCATTCGCGGGATAACGTTGAAAGGCGCGAGCGCCGGACTGGCGCACATGTACACACCGAAG GTCGAGAAACTGTTGGAACCTACGGTCTGGCTTGATGCGGCGACTCAGGTCTTCTATAGCTTCGGGCTGGCGTTCGGTTCCCTGATCGCGTTCGGCAGCTACAACACTCCGAATAACAACTGCGTTCGGGACGTGATCCTGGTGAGCGTGTGCAACGCGTTTACTGCCATTTACGCGAGCGTTGTCATTTTCGCCATTTTGGGGTTCAAGGCAATGTCAAACGTGGAGAAGTGCGTTGTCAG CGCGAGGGACACCCTGGTACATAATGGGCTCTTGAATAGCACCATGCCGTTCGCCCTCGAGGACTACGAACGCTTTATGAAGACCTTCAACTCTTCGGCAGTGAACTTCACAATGAGACCGTGTAGTCTCGCCGAGGAACTGAACAGC GCCGCCGAGGGTACCGGGCTGGCTTTCATCATATTTACACAGGCGATCGTGGAGCTGCCGGGCGCGCCGTTCTGGTCTTGCATCTTCTTCCTCATGCTTCTCGCCCTTGGTCTGGGCTCGCAAATCGGAATACTCGAAGGCATGCTGTGCGTAATCTTCGACATAGATCttttcaaaagaataaaaaagcaatacaTGACGG GAGTCGTTTGCGTCGTGTGCTTTTTCGTCGGGCTTATCTTCTGCACCGGTGCCGGAGAGTACTGGCTGAAGATGTTCGACAGCTTCGCAGGTACCATCGGTCTTGTCATGGTCGCGCTCATGGAGATGATCTCCGTGGTCTTCGTGTACGGCCATGAAAA ATTCACGAAAGACATCGAGGAGATGACCGGATATAGGCCAGGGGCTTATTGGCAGATCACGTGGCGATTTCTCGCCCCCATTATAATGGTTGGAATTCTCGTGTCTAGCATCGCTTCCATGTTCATTAAGAAACCACAATATTCAGCATGGAATGCAACATTG GGTGCGACAGAATACACGAATTATCCCAGCTGGGTGCTGGGCATCGCTGCGGTCATTATTTTCGCGGGTATCGCGCCGATCCCGATTGTTTTTCTCCTACGGCGATTCCAATTGGTGAAACTCGATGTGGACATACATCAAGGAAGCATACGTCGTATAGACACAACTGTTTCCACCAAAGAAATGATGAATGATGTCGAC cTTGACGAATATCCCGATCGACTCGAGGATTTCCCGGAAGAGGATGAGGATGATATCAATAGCGATGACGATGATAATGTCGCGCCGTCTATGAGTAAAATGGCCAATAAAGCGATGAAGGGTAGAGGTTTCAAGATGGAAGCGAAAAACTATAGAAGTACATAA